Proteins co-encoded in one Brassica rapa cultivar Chiifu-401-42 chromosome A02, CAAS_Brap_v3.01, whole genome shotgun sequence genomic window:
- the LOC103852816 gene encoding abscisic acid receptor PYL3, whose protein sequence is MNPNLPLSHAPSSSSSTTITPYALTKDEFSTLDPIIRTHHTLPRSPNTCTSLIAHRVDTPARTIWRFVRDFANPNKYKHFIKSCTIRGNGKEISVGTIREVSVVSGLPASTSIEILEALDEEKRILSFRVLGGEHRLRNYRSVTSVNEFVVLENDKVKRVYSVVLESYIVDIPKGNTEEDTRMFVDTVVKSNLQNLAVVSMATPT, encoded by the coding sequence ATGAACCCTAATCTTCCTCTTAGCCACGCcccatcatcgtcatcatcaacaacaataacaCCATATGCATTAACGAAGGACGAGTTTTCAACTCTAGATCCAATTATCAGAACGCACCACACGCTCCCAAGATCGCCAAACACGTGCACATCCCTCATAGCCCACCGCGTAGACACACCAGCACGTACCATATGGAGATTCGTCCGAGACTTCGCGAATCCAAACAAGTACAAACACTTTATCAAAAGCTGCACCATCAGAGGTAACGGTAAAGAAATTAGCGTCGGGACCATAAGGGAAGTTAGCGTCGTGTCTGGTCTTCCAGCGTCAACAAGCATTGAGATACTAGAAGCTCTAGATGAAGAGAAACGAATTTTGAGTTTTCGTGTTCTTGGAGGAGAACACCGGTTAAGAAATTACCGGTCGGTTACATCTGTTAATGAGTTTGTTGTCTTGGAGAACGATAAGGTCAAGAGAGTGTACAGTGTGGTGTTGGAGTCTTACATTGTTGATATACCAAAAGGTAATACAGAGGAAGATACGAGGATGTTTGTGGATACTGTCGTTAAATCGAATTTACAGAATCTCGCCGTCGTTTCCATGGCAACTCCGActtga